Proteins from a genomic interval of Dermacentor variabilis isolate Ectoservices chromosome 8, ASM5094787v1, whole genome shotgun sequence:
- the LOC142591405 gene encoding uncharacterized protein LOC142591405 yields MALLPTSALLAASPATPGSYPPAITDGELYVFARIITHLLISALLAALPTTPGSYLPGFPASPGSVLFYAPETVKVLIGKERMIRKEQLVDFQVNTIDVLMSVDIKTIDGIVPTEDAPKEFPHTYLVLKAEENCLLVSYGITDNGVQKCLLWGLSGSNVDKKTECYKALPLYCPENLYDMTETNGPCLQLDRDEERRNKKAQRDKNAH; encoded by the exons ATGGCCCTGCTGCCCACGTCGGCCCTACTGGCAGCCTCACCTGCCACACCTGGAAGCTACCCGCCTGCTATCACTGATGGTGAACTTTAT GTTTTCGCCCGTATCATCACCCATCTACTCATATCTGCCCTGCTGGCAGCCTTGCCTACCACTCCGGGAAGCTACCTTCCTGGTTTTCCAGCGTCCCCTGGTTCGGTGTTATT CTATGCCCCTGAAACAGTCAAAGTGCT GATCGGAAAAGAGAGGATGATAAGAAA ggaaCAGTTGGTTGACTTCCAAGTAAATACCATAGATGTGCTGATGAGTGTCGATATCAAGACCATAGACGGCA TTGTGCCCACAGAAGACGCACCTAAGGAGTTTCCTCACACTTACCTTGTGTTGAAGGCTGAGGAGAATTGTTTACTTGTTTCATATGGTATAACAGATAATG GAGTGCAAAAGTGTCTGCTTTGGGGATTATCCGGAAGCAATGTTGACAAGAAAACTGAGTGCTATAAGGCCCTACCGTTGTATTGCCCTGAAAACCTATACGATATGACGGAAACTAATGGTCCATGCCTTCAACTCGACCGTGACGAAGAGAGACGTAACAAGAAAGCACAGCGGGATAAAAACGCACATTAG